A genomic region of Kluyveromyces marxianus DMKU3-1042 DNA, complete genome, chromosome 5 contains the following coding sequences:
- a CDS encoding S-formylglutathione hydrolase: MSLKINSTIGVCGGKLLKLSHKSQCTGTNMDVNLYLPKQYYSSKEGSKLIPSILYLSGLTCTPQNASEKAFWQIQADKYGFAVIFPDTSPRGDDVDTDPEESWDFGLGAGFYLNATEKPYSTHYHMYDYVHKELPEVLSKEFGSKVDFFDNISITGHSMGGYGALSGFLKNINRYKSCSAFAPIVNPSVVPWGQKAFKGYLGAENKDAWAQYDPAELVKKVENTSGKKILIHVGSNDPFLEKQLKPELLLDAAKNTSWEEKIELNIVDGFDHSYYFISTFVPTHAEFHAKYLGLT, from the coding sequence ATGTCCTTGAAAATCAATTCAACTATCGGAGTTTGTGGTGGAAAGCTTTTAAAGCTCTCACATAAGTCACAATGCACAGGTACTAATATGGATGTTAATTTGTATTTGCCAAAACAATACTACagttcaaaagaaggttcTAAGTTGATTCCTAGTATTTTGTATTTATCTGGGTTAACTTGCACACCACAAAATGCATCCGAGAAGGCTTTTTGGCAGATTCAGGCTGACAAGTATGGTTTTGCTGTTATATTTCCGGATACTTCCCCTAGAGGTGACGATGTTGACACCGACCCAGAGGAATCATGGGACTTTGGCCTTGGTGCAGGATTCTATTTGAATGCTACTGAAAAGCCATACTCTACGCACTACCACATGTACGACTACGTTCATAAGGAACTTCCTGAAGTTTTGTCTAAAGAGTTCGGTTCCAAAGTGGACTTCTTTGACAACATATCCATTACTGGACACTCCATGGGTGGTTATGGTGCATTATCTggatttttgaagaatatcaatAGATATAAATCATGTTCTGCCTTCGCTCCAATTGTGAACCCAAGTGTCGTGCCATGGGGTCAAAAAGCCTTCAAGGGCTATTTGGGTGCTGAAAACAAAGATGCCTGGGCTCAATACGACCCAGCAGAGCTTGTTAAGAAGGTTGAAAATACCAGTGGGAAGAAGATTTTGATCCATGTTGGTAGCAATGATCCATTTTTAGAAAAACAGTTGAAACCTGAATTACTCTTGGATGCAGCAAAAAACACTTCTTGGGAGGAAAAAATTGAACTGAACATTGTTGATGGATTCGACCATTCTTACTACTTCATTTCTACATTCGTTCCTACTCATGCGGAGTTTCATGCTAAATACTTAGGTTTAACTTAA